A single region of the Streptococcus sanguinis genome encodes:
- a CDS encoding citrate synthase, translating into MSQTDGLKDTIACDTRISQIVDDSLSYAGYNISELVEHQASFEEVIYLLWYLHLPTQIELKHFEEDLRANYAISDAVEQCILIQSRKHLHPMSVLRSTVSLLGVYNVHAEEASLEATYEQSIQLMAKMPTIIAAFARLRSGQTPIEPREDLDFAANFLYMLKGQEASELEVKAFNCALVLHADHELNASTFAARVCASTLTDIYSCVTAAVGALKGSLHGGANECVFDMLKEIREEGDCQAYLDRKLASHEKIMGFGHRVYKTQDPREKYLRQMAKDLTQGTKDEVWYQLSEEIEAYMKHTKHLIPNVDFYSATVYHVLGIDSSIYTLIFAMSRVAGWIAHIQEQRKNNKLIRPRSNYIGAQGLEYLPIGRR; encoded by the coding sequence ATGAGTCAGACGGACGGTTTGAAAGATACCATTGCCTGTGATACCAGGATTAGCCAGATTGTTGATGATTCTTTGTCTTATGCAGGCTACAATATTTCTGAATTGGTAGAGCACCAAGCGAGTTTTGAAGAGGTGATTTATCTGCTGTGGTATTTGCATTTGCCGACTCAAATTGAGCTCAAGCATTTTGAAGAAGATCTGCGAGCTAATTATGCCATTAGCGATGCGGTGGAGCAGTGTATTCTCATCCAGTCCCGCAAGCACCTTCATCCCATGAGTGTCTTGCGCTCAACGGTCAGTCTTTTGGGCGTTTATAATGTCCATGCTGAGGAAGCGTCTCTAGAAGCGACCTATGAGCAGAGCATCCAGCTTATGGCAAAGATGCCGACCATTATTGCGGCTTTTGCAAGACTGAGGTCGGGTCAGACTCCAATAGAGCCGCGGGAGGATTTGGACTTTGCAGCTAATTTCCTCTATATGCTCAAAGGACAAGAGGCGAGTGAACTTGAGGTCAAAGCCTTCAACTGTGCCTTGGTGCTCCATGCCGATCATGAGCTCAATGCTTCAACCTTTGCGGCTCGAGTCTGCGCCTCAACCTTGACCGATATTTATTCCTGCGTGACAGCAGCTGTTGGAGCGCTTAAGGGTTCCCTTCATGGCGGTGCTAATGAATGTGTCTTTGATATGCTGAAAGAGATCAGAGAGGAAGGGGATTGCCAGGCCTACCTAGACCGTAAACTGGCCTCTCACGAGAAGATTATGGGCTTTGGCCATCGAGTTTACAAGACTCAAGATCCGCGTGAAAAATACCTGCGACAAATGGCCAAAGACTTGACGCAGGGAACCAAGGACGAAGTCTGGTATCAGCTTTCAGAAGAAATTGAAGCCTATATGAAGCATACCAAGCACCTGATACCGAATGTCGATTTTTATTCGGCTACGGTTTACCATGTGTTGGGCATTGACAGCAGTATTTACACCCTGATTTTTGCTATGAGTCGGGTGGCTGGCTGGATTGCCCATATTCAGGAACAGCGCAAGAACAATAAGCTGATTCGACCACGTTCTAACTATATCGGTGCTCAAGGTTTGGAGTATCTTCCCATCGGAAGGAGATAA
- the acnA gene encoding aconitate hydratase AcnA gives MAEYLNDLNYKGKIYQYIDLGKASALLGGDIEKLPYSIRILLESVLRKEDGVDVTKDNISSLMYYQAKSPSGEVPFKPSRVILQDFTGVPVVVDLASMRDAIVGQGGQADQINPEIPVDLVIDHSVQVDFYGCDTALEANMNQEFVRNNERYEFLKWAEKSFDNYRAVPPATGIIHQVNIEFLSDVIIEKDGQLYPDSMFGTDSHTTMINGIGVLGWGVGGIEAEAAMLGEASYFPVPEVIGVRLLGNLPKIATATDLALRVTQILRQENVVGKFVEFFGPGLSNLSLADRATVANMAPEYGATCGYFPIDEETLNYMRLTNRSENHIELTRLYAQKNHLFYDEKVEPNYTKVVEIDLSNIVPSISGPKRPQDLIELTAAKEEFQASLVREAGVRGFGLDESELEKSAVVQFSDHEETIKTGHVAIAAITSCTNTSNPYVLMAAGLLAKKAVEKGLRVSKTVKTSLAPGSKVVTGYLKKSGLQSYLDQLGFNLVGYGCTTCIGNSGDLRPEVAQAITNTDLLASAVLSGNRNFEGRINPLVKANFLASPPLVVAYALAGNTNIDLTSEPLGYDQKGQPVYLMDLMPEHDLVADYVQKYVTRQLFEKEYAHVFDDNEKWNQIPTASSQNYQWNQASTYIQNPPYFDGLADDLAIQPLKNLAVLAKFGDTVTTDHISPAGNIARNSPAASYLMEHGVDYQEFNSYGSRRGNHEVMMRGTFANIRIKNELADGKIGGYTDYKGELLSIYEAAMRYKEEQIGTIVLAGKDYGMGSSRDWAAKGANLLGVKVVLAESFERIHRSNLVMMGIIPLQYLEGENAASLGLTGKESFDINLPQDPQVGQLVDVVARKGAEEIAFQARLRFDAEADIRYYENGGILPMVVRKKLEEV, from the coding sequence ATGGCAGAATACCTAAACGATTTAAATTACAAAGGTAAAATATACCAATACATAGACCTTGGGAAAGCCTCGGCTCTACTAGGAGGGGATATAGAAAAACTTCCTTATTCTATACGAATATTATTAGAAAGTGTTCTTCGTAAGGAAGATGGTGTTGACGTAACAAAAGATAACATTAGCTCTTTAATGTATTATCAAGCTAAATCACCAAGCGGAGAAGTTCCTTTTAAGCCTAGTCGAGTCATTCTCCAGGATTTTACAGGTGTTCCTGTCGTAGTGGATTTGGCTAGTATGCGCGATGCTATTGTCGGGCAGGGAGGTCAAGCCGATCAGATTAATCCAGAGATTCCGGTTGATTTAGTTATTGATCACAGTGTTCAGGTGGACTTTTATGGCTGTGATACAGCTTTAGAGGCCAATATGAACCAAGAGTTTGTCCGTAACAATGAGCGCTACGAATTTCTCAAGTGGGCAGAAAAATCGTTCGATAATTATCGTGCGGTTCCCCCTGCTACTGGGATTATCCATCAGGTCAATATCGAATTTCTCAGTGATGTCATCATTGAAAAGGATGGCCAACTCTATCCGGACAGCATGTTTGGTACGGACAGTCATACGACTATGATTAATGGGATCGGTGTTCTGGGCTGGGGAGTCGGTGGGATTGAGGCCGAGGCTGCCATGCTGGGTGAGGCTTCATATTTCCCAGTTCCTGAGGTGATTGGTGTTCGCCTCTTGGGCAACCTACCTAAGATTGCGACAGCGACGGATTTGGCTTTAAGGGTCACGCAAATCTTGCGGCAGGAAAATGTTGTTGGTAAATTTGTCGAGTTCTTTGGGCCTGGTTTGTCTAATTTAAGTCTGGCTGACCGGGCAACAGTGGCCAATATGGCGCCGGAATACGGAGCTACCTGTGGGTATTTTCCAATTGATGAAGAAACGCTCAATTACATGCGTCTGACCAATCGGTCAGAAAATCATATCGAGCTGACCCGTCTCTACGCTCAAAAAAATCACCTCTTCTATGATGAAAAGGTTGAGCCGAACTATACCAAGGTAGTCGAAATTGATTTGTCCAACATTGTGCCAAGTATCTCAGGACCCAAGCGGCCCCAGGATTTGATTGAATTAACAGCTGCTAAGGAGGAGTTTCAAGCTAGTCTAGTCAGAGAAGCGGGGGTCCGAGGCTTTGGTTTAGATGAGAGCGAGCTGGAAAAGTCTGCAGTGGTCCAATTTTCTGATCATGAGGAGACGATTAAGACCGGTCATGTGGCTATCGCTGCCATTACTAGCTGTACCAATACATCCAATCCCTATGTCCTGATGGCGGCGGGGCTTTTGGCCAAGAAAGCAGTAGAAAAAGGCTTACGGGTTTCAAAGACAGTTAAGACTTCTTTGGCTCCCGGCAGCAAGGTGGTCACAGGCTATCTCAAGAAGAGTGGTCTTCAGTCCTATCTGGATCAGCTTGGTTTCAATCTTGTCGGCTATGGCTGCACCACTTGTATTGGAAATTCAGGAGATCTCCGACCGGAAGTGGCTCAGGCGATTACGAATACTGACTTGCTGGCTAGTGCTGTTCTTTCAGGAAATCGGAATTTTGAAGGACGGATCAATCCATTGGTCAAGGCCAATTTCCTAGCTAGTCCGCCCTTGGTAGTTGCCTATGCTCTGGCTGGAAATACCAATATCGATCTGACTAGTGAGCCGTTGGGTTATGATCAAAAGGGGCAACCTGTTTATTTGATGGATTTGATGCCGGAGCACGACTTGGTTGCAGACTATGTTCAAAAATATGTGACGCGCCAGCTTTTTGAAAAAGAATATGCTCATGTGTTTGATGACAATGAAAAATGGAATCAGATTCCGACAGCCTCTTCTCAAAATTATCAGTGGAACCAGGCTTCGACCTATATTCAAAATCCACCTTACTTTGATGGCTTAGCTGATGATTTAGCCATTCAGCCACTGAAAAATCTTGCTGTGCTGGCAAAATTTGGGGATACGGTGACGACAGACCATATCTCCCCAGCAGGAAATATTGCCAGAAACAGCCCAGCAGCTTCCTATTTGATGGAGCATGGAGTGGATTACCAAGAGTTTAATTCTTATGGCAGCCGTCGGGGCAATCATGAGGTCATGATGCGGGGGACTTTTGCCAATATTCGGATTAAAAATGAATTGGCGGATGGGAAAATTGGTGGTTACACAGATTATAAAGGAGAGTTGCTATCCATTTATGAGGCGGCCATGCGCTACAAAGAGGAGCAAATTGGCACCATTGTCCTAGCTGGCAAAGACTACGGTATGGGGTCCAGCCGTGATTGGGCAGCTAAGGGGGCTAATCTTTTGGGTGTCAAGGTGGTGCTGGCAGAGAGTTTTGAGCGTATCCACCGGTCCAATCTGGTCATGATGGGTATTATTCCTCTGCAGTATCTAGAGGGTGAAAATGCGGCTAGTCTGGGTTTGACAGGTAAGGAAAGTTTCGACATCAATCTGCCACAGGACCCACAAGTTGGTCAGCTAGTTGATGTAGTAGCTCGAAAGGGTGCTGAAGAAATAGCTTTTCAAGCTCGGCTGCGCTTTGATGCAGAGGCGGATATTCGTTACTACGAAAATGGAGGAATTTTACCCATGGTCGTTAGAAAGAAATTAGAGGAGGTGTGA
- a CDS encoding magnesium transporter CorA family protein, with product MFLERKLKDQSVWINIDSDSFKKNARIYQDYEIDKETIEYALDKNERAHMDYNRENGTVVFIYNVLNLATDKEYYETIPMTFVVQQGRLITISNQDNAYVVDMMKAYTECHEPVSVYKFLFASLELISNSYYPVVERMDKRKDEINALLRQTTTKKHLFALSDLETSMVYLVAAAKQNRMLLEHIKSHGIYRRFDELETEQFEDAMIEARQLVSMTDLIAQVLSQLSGSYNNILNNNLNDNLTVLTIISVLLAVLAVITGFFGMNVPLPLSNDKNAWIYIVVISLIIWGLLTKLLKWLANKK from the coding sequence ATGTTTCTGGAAAGAAAACTAAAAGATCAGTCTGTCTGGATCAACATTGACTCAGATAGTTTCAAAAAGAACGCCCGGATTTATCAGGATTATGAGATTGATAAAGAGACCATCGAGTATGCGCTTGATAAGAACGAGCGGGCTCACATGGACTACAATCGTGAGAATGGAACAGTTGTCTTTATCTACAATGTCCTTAATCTAGCGACAGATAAGGAATATTATGAAACGATTCCCATGACCTTTGTAGTGCAGCAGGGGCGGCTCATTACTATCAGCAACCAAGACAATGCCTATGTTGTGGACATGATGAAAGCCTATACTGAGTGCCATGAGCCAGTATCGGTCTATAAGTTTCTCTTTGCTAGTCTAGAGTTAATCTCCAATTCTTACTATCCGGTTGTTGAGCGGATGGACAAGCGTAAAGATGAGATTAATGCTCTCCTGCGTCAGACAACTACCAAAAAGCATCTTTTTGCTCTGTCTGACTTGGAAACTTCTATGGTCTATCTAGTTGCTGCAGCTAAGCAGAATCGCATGCTCCTAGAGCATATCAAAAGTCATGGCATTTACCGCCGTTTTGATGAATTAGAAACCGAGCAGTTTGAGGATGCTATGATTGAGGCTCGTCAGCTCGTTTCGATGACTGATCTGATTGCTCAAGTTCTCAGCCAGCTCTCTGGCTCCTACAATAATATCCTGAATAACAATCTGAATGACAATTTGACGGTCTTGACCATTATTTCGGTCCTTTTGGCAGTACTCGCAGTTATCACGGGTTTCTTTGGTATGAATGTTCCTCTGCCCTTGTCTAATGATAAAAACGCCTGGATTTATATTGTTGTCATTAGTTTGATCATCTGGGGACTTCTAACCAAGCTTCTTAAATGGTTAGCCAATAAGAAGTAA
- a CDS encoding peptide chain release factor 3, with product MTLQEEIKKRRTFAIISHPDAGKTTITEQLLYFGGEIREAGTVKGKKTGNFAKSDWMDIEKQRGISVTSSVMQFDYDGKRVNILDTPGHEDFSEDTYRTLMAVDAAVMVIDSAKGIEAQTKKLFEVVKHRGIPVFTFMNKLDRDGREPLDLLEELEDILGIASYPMNWPIGMGKSFEGLYDLYNERLELYKGEERFATLAEGDQLFASNPFYEQVKEDIELLSEAGNEFSEEAILEGKLTPVFFGSALTNFGVQTFLETFLKFAPEPHGHKKTDGEVVEPLSPDFSGFVFKIQANMDPRHRDRIAFVRIVSGEFERGMSVNLPRTGKSAKLSNVTQFMAESRENVTNAVAGDIIGVYDTGTYQVGDTLTVGKNKFEFEPLPTFTPEIFMKVSAKNVMKQKSFHKGIEQLVQEGAIQLYTNYQTGEYMLGAVGQLQFEVFKHRMENEYNAEVVMNPMGKKTVRWISPDDLDERMSSSRNILAKDRFDQPVFLFENDFALRWFADKYPDVKLEEKM from the coding sequence ATGACTTTACAAGAAGAAATTAAGAAACGCCGGACCTTTGCCATTATCTCCCACCCGGACGCGGGGAAGACGACCATTACGGAGCAGTTGCTCTACTTCGGAGGCGAGATTCGTGAGGCTGGGACAGTCAAGGGGAAAAAGACGGGTAATTTTGCCAAGTCTGACTGGATGGATATTGAGAAGCAGCGGGGGATTTCAGTGACTTCCTCTGTCATGCAGTTTGACTACGATGGCAAGCGGGTCAATATCCTAGATACGCCTGGACACGAGGACTTCTCAGAAGATACTTATCGGACCTTGATGGCGGTGGATGCTGCGGTCATGGTTATTGACTCGGCTAAGGGTATTGAGGCCCAGACCAAGAAGCTCTTTGAGGTTGTCAAGCATCGTGGTATTCCAGTCTTCACTTTTATGAATAAGCTGGATCGTGATGGTCGCGAGCCCTTGGATTTGTTAGAAGAACTAGAAGATATTTTGGGCATTGCCAGCTACCCGATGAATTGGCCGATTGGCATGGGCAAGAGCTTTGAAGGTCTTTATGACCTCTACAATGAGCGCCTGGAACTTTATAAGGGCGAGGAGCGCTTTGCAACTCTGGCAGAAGGCGATCAACTGTTTGCTTCTAACCCTTTCTATGAGCAAGTTAAGGAAGATATTGAGCTCTTGAGCGAAGCTGGAAATGAATTCTCAGAAGAAGCGATTTTGGAGGGCAAGTTGACACCTGTTTTCTTTGGCTCAGCCCTGACCAACTTTGGCGTCCAGACATTCCTGGAAACCTTCCTCAAGTTTGCTCCGGAACCGCATGGCCACAAGAAGACAGATGGCGAGGTAGTCGAGCCACTCAGCCCAGACTTTTCAGGCTTTGTCTTTAAGATTCAGGCCAATATGGATCCGCGCCACCGCGACCGCATCGCCTTTGTTCGTATCGTTTCAGGCGAGTTTGAGCGCGGTATGAGTGTCAACCTGCCTCGCACTGGCAAGTCCGCCAAGTTGTCCAATGTTACCCAGTTTATGGCTGAGAGTCGGGAAAATGTGACCAATGCTGTAGCTGGTGATATTATCGGGGTTTATGATACGGGGACTTATCAGGTCGGCGACACCCTGACTGTAGGTAAGAATAAATTTGAATTTGAGCCTCTACCAACCTTTACTCCAGAGATCTTTATGAAAGTTTCGGCTAAGAATGTCATGAAGCAAAAATCCTTCCATAAGGGGATTGAACAGCTGGTACAAGAGGGAGCCATCCAGCTTTATACCAACTACCAGACGGGCGAGTACATGCTGGGCGCTGTCGGTCAGCTTCAGTTTGAAGTCTTCAAGCACCGCATGGAAAATGAATACAATGCTGAAGTGGTCATGAATCCTATGGGCAAAAAGACAGTCCGCTGGATTTCACCAGATGATTTGGACGAGCGTATGTCTTCTAGCCGTAATATCCTAGCCAAAGACCGCTTTGATCAGCCAGTCTTCCTCTTTGAAAACGACTTTGCCTTACGCTGGTTCGCGGACAAATATCCAGATGTTAAATTGGAAGAGAAGATGTAA
- a CDS encoding TIGR02206 family membrane protein, which translates to MEDFLTTTKTVAPPISILWYAVMIALVLLSIWSSLKYHDNPRFVKAFKWIQIAQLLMLYSWYFGFRIPFTNSLPFYHCRLAMFAVVFLPDKWRSKQYFALLGASGAVFALGYPVFDPYDFPHITSFSFLIGHYALLVNSLIYLMNHYDKTLLKKYMIVAYTFGLNLFLVGVNQVTGGNYGLLKSPPFIPNAPLWIKYLLVSVILSLALVLFDILFKIRWKKQLSLVRS; encoded by the coding sequence ATGGAAGATTTTTTAACTACGACAAAAACGGTGGCACCGCCTATCTCGATTTTATGGTATGCTGTGATGATTGCTCTGGTCTTGCTGTCTATTTGGAGCTCGCTCAAATACCATGATAATCCGCGTTTTGTCAAGGCTTTTAAGTGGATTCAGATTGCCCAGCTGCTGATGCTTTATAGCTGGTATTTTGGTTTTCGGATTCCCTTTACCAACAGCTTACCCTTTTATCATTGCCGCCTGGCTATGTTTGCGGTGGTCTTTCTGCCAGACAAATGGCGCAGCAAGCAGTATTTTGCTTTATTAGGAGCCAGCGGAGCGGTCTTTGCCTTGGGCTATCCAGTCTTTGACCCCTATGATTTCCCGCATATTACAAGCTTTTCTTTCCTGATTGGCCACTATGCCCTCTTGGTTAATTCCTTGATTTATCTGATGAATCACTACGACAAGACCCTGCTCAAGAAATATATGATTGTAGCTTACACCTTTGGGCTCAATCTTTTCCTAGTCGGCGTTAATCAAGTGACCGGAGGTAATTACGGTCTGCTAAAAAGCCCGCCTTTTATCCCTAACGCACCCCTATGGATAAAGTATCTTCTTGTGTCGGTCATCCTTTCTCTGGCTCTGGTTCTCTTTGACATATTGTTTAAGATACGGTGGAAAAAGCAGTTAAGTTTGGTCCGCAGTTAA
- a CDS encoding TIGR02206 family membrane protein: MGIRDMFTTYKTEPPQLGLWYFVLLGLVFAIIWLSYRYYNRKPYQQLFVGMQACQLIGLYSWYMLTAAPLSESLPFYHCRMAMFALMFLPNRSVYKFYFALLGTFGSIVAFIYPIFDPYPFPHITILSFIIGHLALLGNCLIYLFRYYHTFSMSWQRVVWTTFLMNAFLLVINMLTKGSYGFLTDPPLVGNHGLLLNYLLVSIVLSAAVCLVSDIFKRVEQTKTVTLT; encoded by the coding sequence ATGGGAATAAGAGATATGTTTACAACCTATAAAACCGAACCGCCTCAACTGGGGCTTTGGTATTTTGTTCTTTTGGGGCTTGTCTTTGCGATTATCTGGCTTTCCTATCGCTACTACAATCGGAAGCCTTACCAGCAGCTATTTGTCGGGATGCAAGCTTGCCAGCTGATAGGACTCTACTCTTGGTATATGCTGACTGCTGCCCCGCTGTCTGAGAGTCTGCCTTTTTATCATTGCAGAATGGCTATGTTTGCTTTGATGTTTCTGCCTAATCGCTCGGTGTATAAATTTTATTTTGCACTTTTGGGGACTTTTGGCTCGATTGTAGCCTTTATTTATCCGATTTTTGATCCTTACCCTTTTCCCCATATCACTATTTTGTCCTTTATCATCGGCCATCTAGCGCTTTTGGGAAATTGTTTGATTTATCTTTTCAGATATTATCATACTTTCTCTATGAGCTGGCAGCGAGTGGTGTGGACGACCTTTCTGATGAATGCTTTTTTGCTTGTTATCAATATGTTGACAAAGGGTTCTTATGGATTTCTCACAGATCCGCCGCTTGTTGGCAATCACGGACTCTTGCTCAATTATCTGCTTGTCTCAATCGTCTTAAGTGCAGCAGTCTGTTTGGTTTCTGATATTTTTAAGCGCGTGGAGCAGACCAAGACAGTCACCCTAACTTAA